A genomic stretch from Phoenix dactylifera cultivar Barhee BC4 unplaced genomic scaffold, palm_55x_up_171113_PBpolish2nd_filt_p 000237F, whole genome shotgun sequence includes:
- the LOC103711382 gene encoding transcription factor bHLH130-like — protein MMFGSPPTAAEKDLKVPYLAATAPFNHTKEESDILHGQQQQQQQMSSGLLRYRSAPSSLLGEVCEDFLPARPSSLQTEAMFARFLAPDPRDEIRNKPASAGGGQRSPQFAPPAPPAAASATMEHGGAEELAGQQSGGFSASQLLYHSQQQQQLPSPSPVESSYRVVSSMAMEAEQMKTAAGAAVGGDGGNCFNLIRHSSSPAGFFSRFDVENGYAMMRGITGFSNGNGSMGDGTNPPKGQISFSSRQNSSAGLMSQISEIGSECMGGRSPEDGNLGVGNGGGRCYMPGFPAASWDDSPLLSDNYSGLKRAREAEGKMTAGLNPSNPQNGDIRSHASGLTHHFSLPKTSSEMAAIEKFIQFQDAVPCKIRAKRGCATHPRSIAERVRRTRISERMRKLQELVPNMDKQTNTADMLDLAVDYIKELQTQVKTLSETRASCTCSASKQKPCPNPAV, from the exons ATGATGTTCGGATCTCCTCCGACGGCGGCGGAGAAGGATCTGAAAGTTCCGTACCTAGCGGCAACGGCGCCTTTCAACCACACGAAAGAGGAATCCGATATCCTGCACggccagcagcagcagcagcagcagatgaGTTCCGGCTTGCTCCGGTACCGATCGGCTCCGAGCTCGCTGCTTGGGGAGGTGTGCGAGGACTTCCTCCCGGCGAGACCCTCGAGCCTCCAGACGGAGGCCATGTTCGCCCGCTTCCTGGCGCCGGATCCCAGGGACGAGATCCGGAACAAACCGGCCTCCGCCGGCGGCGGACAGAGGAGCCCCCAGTTCGCCCCGCCGGCGCCTCCGGCGGCGGCATCCGCGACGATGGAGCACGGCGGGGCGGAGGAGCTCGCGGGCCAGCAGAGCGGCGGGTTCTCTGCTTCCCAGCTGCTGTATCActcgcagcagcagcagcaattgCCGAGCCCCAGCCCGGTCGAGAGCTCGTACCGTGTAGTGAGTTCGATGGCCATGGAGGCGGAGCAGATGAAGACCGCTGCCGGAGCCGCCGTTGGCGGCGATGGCGGGAACTGCTTCAATCTCATTCGGCACAGTAGCTCCCCCGCGGGCTTTTTCTCACGCTTCGATGTAGAAAATG GCTATGCGATGATGAGAGGCATCACGGGTTTCAGCAATGGGAATGGCTCCATGGGGGATGGCACAAATCCTCCAAAGGGTCAGATAAGCTTCTCTTCAAGGCAAAACTCCTCGGCCGGGCTCATGTCTCAGATCTCTGAGATAGGGAGCGAGTGCATGGGGGGACGTAGCCCAGAAGATGGTAACTTGGGAGTCGGCAATGGCGGCGGCCGGTGTTACATGCCGGGCTTTCCGGCTGCCTCCTGGGATGACTCCCCTCTGCTTTCCGATAACTACTCGGGGCTTAAAAGAGCCAGAGAGGCCGAGGGGAAGATGACCGCGGGTCTCAACCCATCAAACCCTCAG AATGGAGATATCAGGAGCCATGCATCGGGTCTCACCCATCATTTTAGCTTGCCAAAGACCTCGTCGGAGATGGCTGCAATCGAAAAATTTATACAGTTCCAGGATGCTGTTCCTTGCAAGATCCGAGCCAAACGGGGTTGCGCCACTCACCCACGAAGCATTGCCGAGAGG GTGAGAAGGACTAGAATTAGTGAAAGAATGAGGAAACTACAAGAGCTTGTGCCTAACATGGATAAG CAAACCAACACTGCTGACATGTTAGATCTGGCTGTCGACTACATCAAAGAACTCCAGACACAAGTCAAG ACCCTATCGGAGACCCGTGCGAGCTGCACCTGTTCTGCGAGCAAGCAGAAGCCATGCCCGAACCCGGCTGTGTGA